GATCGTCGATCCCGGCCAGGATCCGCCGGCTCACCTGCGGGCTGTGCACCGCGGCCGCCCGGACCTCGGTCAGCCCCAGGTCCACCAGATCCGTCCAGCCCGGAACGTTCTGCACCAGCCGCACCACACCCCGCCGATCGCGGTGGTGCACCGTCCCGAGCGGCCGCCGCACCACCGCCGCCAGAATCTGCACGATCCGGTCCAGGCACTGCACGGCCGTGGTCGGATCGTTCACCGCCGGCGACAAGGCCCGCAGCGCGATGTCCGACAGCTGGCGCAGCCCGAGCCCGAGATCCTGGTGAAAGGTGCGCTCCACGCCCACCGACACGGTGTACCGCAGCGCCCACCGCGGCGGCGGTGCCCCGCCGTGCACCGCGAGCACCGGCGTTCCCGGCAGCACGAAGTCCCCGATCCGCGGAATCAGCCGCAGGACCACTCCCTGCCGCCGCGCCACCCGCACCAGCCGTGCCACATGCACATCCAGGAGGACCCCGGCCCGCCCCGCGTGCGCAATGCGCGCCACCTCGGGCGGCAGGGAGGCCCCGTCCTCCCCGACCTCCCCACCGGTGCCCTGCCGCGCCAGCATCCGCAGCGTCTCCCGGGTGATCCGGAAGACCACCGGCCCCACCTGCATCAGCCGCAAGGTGGCAGACACATACGCGATGAAGAGGATCAGGCTGAGTGCCACCAACACCATCGTCAGCAGGCTCTGCACCACCGGCACCGACGTGACCTGCCGGGCATCGGTCTCGCTCTCGTACGAGGTGAGCACCAGCAGGGAGAACAGGAAGGTCGCCAGAAACACCGTGAGCGTGATCTTGCTGATCCGGCTCCGGATGAAGATCCGCACCACTCGCGGCGTGAGCTGGCCACTCGCCATCTGCACCGCGACCAGCGAGATGCTGAAGACCACACCGATGAAGGTCATCATCGCCGAGCTGACCGTCGTCACGATCGTCTTGGTGTCGTCGGCGATCGAGACCAGTTCCCTGACCGCCGCGTA
This Streptomyces decoyicus DNA region includes the following protein-coding sequences:
- a CDS encoding DUF2254 domain-containing protein, with protein sequence MGNEGHVAHIGGPRRPRALSPLREHLRDTFWFAPTAGLACALLLWWAAATLDSEIIAALQRAHAYAAVRELVSIADDTKTIVTTVSSAMMTFIGVVFSISLVAVQMASGQLTPRVVRIFIRSRISKITLTVFLATFLFSLLVLTSYESETDARQVTSVPVVQSLLTMVLVALSLILFIAYVSATLRLMQVGPVVFRITRETLRMLARQGTGGEVGEDGASLPPEVARIAHAGRAGVLLDVHVARLVRVARRQGVVLRLIPRIGDFVLPGTPVLAVHGGAPPPRWALRYTVSVGVERTFHQDLGLGLRQLSDIALRALSPAVNDPTTAVQCLDRIVQILAAVVRRPLGTVHHRDRRGVVRLVQNVPGWTDLVDLGLTEVRAAAVHSPQVSRRILAGIDDLLLLAPERRQGPLRRHRTLLLQAVERTVPAAADRRFASHPDRQGIG